In one window of Janthinobacterium sp. 1_2014MBL_MicDiv DNA:
- a CDS encoding DUF779 domain-containing protein produces the protein MSAAIARVVATDAALEMMDRLRERHGPLMFFQSGGCCDGSTPMCYALGEFDISDTDIYLGNLNGTPFYMGLEQFAYWEHTQLIIDVVDGNGGMFSLDNGTGKRFLTRSRLFTDEECALLHAQPREHGST, from the coding sequence ATGAGTGCAGCAATTGCCAGGGTGGTCGCCACCGATGCGGCGCTGGAGATGATGGACAGGTTGCGCGAGCGTCACGGCCCGTTGATGTTTTTTCAGTCGGGCGGCTGCTGCGACGGCAGCACGCCCATGTGCTACGCGCTGGGCGAGTTCGATATCAGCGACACCGATATCTATCTCGGCAATCTGAATGGCACGCCGTTCTACATGGGACTCGAGCAATTTGCATACTGGGAGCATACCCAGTTGATTATCGACGTGGTCGATGGCAATGGCGGCATGTTTTCACTCGACAACGGTACGGGCAAGCGCTTCCTGACGCGTTCGCGCCTGTTTACCGATGAAGAGTGCGCCTTGCTGCATGCCCAGCCGCGTGAACACGGCAGCACTTGA
- a CDS encoding methanol/ethanol family PQQ-dependent dehydrogenase has protein sequence MGVVVSVGLASLASLAQAVDVGNVTSAMLDSTAKNPASILSFGMGTQGQRYSPLTQINDKTVAKLVPAWSFSFGGEKQRGQESQPLIHNGKMFVTASYSRIFAIDLKTGAKLWKYEHRLPDGIMPCCDVVNRGAALFGNLVIFGTLDAYLVALDQNTGKIVWKEKVDDYAAGYSMTAAPLIAEGLLLTGVSGGEFGIVGRVEARNPMTGDLVWSRPTVEGHMGHRYDKDGKASDNGISGTANKTWPGELWKTGGASTWMGGTYDPQTKLAYFGTGNPAPWNSHLRPGDNLYSSSTVALDVKTGQIKWAYQNTPNDAWDFDGANEFVTFDMDGKRYGGKADRNGFFYVIDASTGKLQNAFPFVKKITWASSIDLKTGRPNFIAAGRPGDPTKGEEGKKGTTVFAAPAFLGAKNQMPMAYSPQTKLFYVPANEWGMDIWNEPISYKKGGAFLGAGFTIKPLFDDYIGAMRAVDPKTGKIVWEIKNNAPLWGGVMSTAGNLVFYGTPEGFLKAVDAKTGKELWKFQTGSGVVAPPVTWQDGDTQYVAVVSGWGGAVPLWGGEVAKKVNFLEQGGSVWVFKLASK, from the coding sequence ATGGGGGTAGTCGTCAGTGTGGGTTTGGCATCCCTGGCGTCGTTGGCCCAGGCGGTCGACGTCGGCAATGTCACCAGTGCCATGCTCGACAGCACGGCGAAGAATCCAGCGAGTATCTTGTCGTTTGGCATGGGTACGCAGGGGCAGCGCTATTCACCGTTGACGCAAATCAATGACAAGACCGTGGCCAAGCTGGTACCGGCCTGGTCGTTCTCGTTTGGCGGCGAAAAGCAGCGCGGCCAGGAATCGCAGCCATTGATTCACAACGGCAAGATGTTCGTCACGGCTTCGTATTCGCGCATCTTTGCCATCGACTTGAAAACCGGCGCCAAGCTGTGGAAGTACGAACACCGCTTGCCGGACGGCATCATGCCCTGCTGCGACGTGGTCAACCGCGGCGCGGCCCTGTTCGGCAACCTGGTGATCTTCGGCACGCTCGACGCCTACCTGGTGGCGCTGGACCAGAACACGGGCAAGATCGTCTGGAAGGAAAAGGTCGACGATTATGCGGCCGGTTACTCGATGACGGCCGCGCCCCTGATCGCCGAAGGCTTGCTGCTGACGGGCGTGTCGGGTGGCGAGTTCGGCATCGTGGGCCGGGTCGAAGCGCGCAACCCCATGACGGGCGACCTGGTGTGGAGCCGTCCCACGGTGGAAGGCCATATGGGCCACCGCTACGACAAGGATGGCAAGGCCAGCGACAATGGCATTTCCGGCACGGCGAACAAGACGTGGCCGGGCGAGTTGTGGAAAACGGGCGGCGCCTCGACATGGATGGGTGGCACCTACGATCCGCAAACCAAGCTGGCGTACTTCGGCACAGGCAATCCGGCGCCATGGAACAGCCATTTGCGCCCCGGCGACAATCTGTATTCGTCCTCCACCGTGGCGCTCGACGTCAAGACGGGCCAGATCAAGTGGGCGTATCAGAACACGCCCAACGATGCCTGGGATTTTGATGGCGCCAACGAGTTCGTCACCTTCGACATGGATGGCAAGCGCTACGGTGGCAAGGCCGACCGCAACGGCTTTTTCTATGTGATCGACGCCAGCACGGGCAAACTGCAGAACGCGTTTCCGTTTGTCAAGAAAATCACCTGGGCCAGCAGCATCGACCTGAAAACGGGGCGGCCGAACTTCATCGCCGCCGGCCGTCCTGGCGACCCGACCAAGGGAGAGGAGGGCAAGAAGGGCACGACCGTGTTTGCCGCGCCGGCTTTCCTCGGTGCCAAAAACCAGATGCCGATGGCGTACTCGCCGCAAACCAAGCTGTTCTATGTGCCGGCGAATGAATGGGGCATGGATATCTGGAACGAGCCGATCAGCTACAAGAAAGGCGGCGCTTTCCTCGGCGCCGGTTTTACCATCAAGCCCCTGTTTGACGACTACATCGGCGCCATGCGTGCCGTCGATCCGAAGACGGGCAAGATCGTATGGGAAATCAAGAACAATGCGCCGTTGTGGGGGGGCGTGATGAGCACGGCCGGCAACCTGGTGTTCTACGGCACGCCGGAAGGCTTCCTGAAAGCCGTCGATGCGAAGACGGGCAAGGAGCTGTGGAAGTTCCAGACCGGTTCCGGCGTCGTGGCGCCGCCCGTCACCTGGCAGGATGGCGACACGCAATATGTCGCCGTCGTTTCCGGCTGGGGCGGCGCCGTGCCGCTG